Within Micromonospora parathelypteridis, the genomic segment ACTGGCCAGCGGCACCCGGGCGATGATGCCCACCCCGGCCGCTGCGGCTGCCGGCAGGACTCGCTCGAGCGGCTTGTGGCGGACCGCGTTGAGGATGATCTGAACGCTCGCGACGCCTGGCCGGGCGATCGCGGTGAGGGCCTGGTCGCAGGTCTCGACACTGACCCCGTACCCGGCGATGGCCTTCTCGGCGACGAGGGTGTCCAGGCCGTCGAAGACCTCGTCGGAGGAGAAGACGGCGGTGGGCGGGCAGTGCAGCTGGACCAGGTCCAGCGTGTCCATGCCCAGGTTGGCCCGGGACCGGTCGGTCCACTGCCGGAAGTTGGCCAGGGTGTACGCCTCCGGCAGCTGCTCGACGCGGCGGCCCATCTTGGTGGCGACGGTGAGCCCCGCGTCGGGTCGGGAGCGCAGGAAGCGGCCGATCAGCTGCTCGCTGCGGCCGTCGCCGTACACGTCGGCGGTGTCGAGGAAGGTGACCCCGTCGTCCACGGCGGCGGCGAGCACCGCCATCGCGTCGGATTCGCTGACGGTGCCCCAGTCGGCGCCCAGTTGCCACGCGCCCAGGCCGACCGCCCCGACGGTCCGGCCGAGCCGGTTGAAGCTGCGCTGTTCCATGCCCCGAGCCTAGTGATCGGGTTGCGGCCCTGCCAGGTGAGCCGTACCTTTCAGCAAGACGGACGTACGGTTTGGAGGCGACCATGTGGGATCCGACGACCTACCTACGCTATGACGACGAACGATCCCGGCCGTTTCACGACCTGGTCGCGCGGATCCCGGCCGAGCGGCCCCGGACGGTGGTCGATCTCGGCTGCGGCCCCGGCCAGCTCACCGCCACCCTCGCCGAGCGCTGGCCGAAGAGCCGGGTGCTCGGCCTGGACTCCTCGGCCGAGATGATCGATCGGGCCGCGGCCCTCGACGCTCCCGTCGACTTCACCGTCGCCGACCTGCGCGACTGGCGTCCCGCCGGCGACGAAGACGTGGTGGTCAGCAACGCGGCGCTGCAGTGGGTGCCCGGCCATCAGGAGCTGCTGCGCCGCTGGGCCGCCGAACTGCCCGTCGGCGCGTGGCTGGCCATGCAGGTCCCCGGCAACTTCGCCGCACCCTCGCATCGCGCGTTGCGCGACGTCGCCGACCTGCCGACCTGGCGGGCCGAGATCGCCCCGCTGCTGCGAGCGGACCCGGTCGACGACCCGGCCGACTACGCGGCGCTGCTGACCGCCGCCGGCTGCGCGGTGGACGCCTGGGAGACTACCTACGTGCACCTGCTGCCGGCTCGGCCCGCCGCCGAGCACCCGGTGTTGGCCTGGATGGAGGGCACCGCGCTGCGCCCGGTCCGGGCCGCGCTGGACGCCGCCGGCTGGTCCGCCTTCCGTGCCGAGCTGGGGGTACGGCTCACCGCCGCGTACCCGGTGCGGCAGGGTCAGGTGTACTTCCCGTTCCGCCGCGTCTTCGTCGTCGCCCGCACCGGCGACCGTGCCCAGGAGAACCTGTGACCGACCTGCCCACCTTCATCGCCGGCCTGCCCAAGGTGGAGCTGCACGTGCACCACGTCGGCTCCGCCTCGCCCCGCATCGTCGCCGAGTTGGCTGCCCGCCACGAGGGACGCACCCCCGTGCCGGCCGACCCGGAGGCGCTCGCCGCCTACTTCGAGTTCCGCGACTTCGCACACTTCATCGAGGTCTACCTGAGCGTGGTGGACCTCATCCGCGACCCCGAGGACGTCTGGCTCCTCACCCACGAGGTGGCCCGGGAGCTGGCCCGCCAACACGTCCGGTACGCGGAGCTGACCATCACCCCGTACTCGCACGTGCGTCGGGGCATCCCCGCGCCGGCGTTCTGCGAGGCGATCGAGGACGCCCGCAAGCGCGCGATGGCCGACTTCGGCCTCGAACTGCGCTGGTGCTTCGACATCCCCGGTGAGGCGGGCCTGCCCGCGGCCGAGGAGACGCTGCGCATCGCCCTGGAGGAACGCCCGGAGGGGCTGATCAGCTTCGGCCTGGGTGGCCCGGAGATCGGCGTACCCCGGCCCCAGTTCCGTCCCTACTTCGACCAGGCCCGTGCCGCCGGGCTGCGCTCGGTGCCGCACGCGGGGGAGACCACCGGGCCGCAGACGATCTGGGACGCCCTCAACGAGCTGGGCGCCGAGCGGATCGGGCACGGCATCTCCGCCGCCCAGGACCCGGAGCTGCTCACCTACCTGGCCGAGCGGCAGATCGGCATGGAGATCTGCCCGACGTCCAACGTACGGACCCGGGCCGTGGCCAACCTCGACGAGCACCCGCTGCCCCGGCTGGTCGAGGCCGGGCTGCTGGTCACCATCAACTCCGACGACCCGCCGATGTTCGGCACGACCCTCAACGACGAGTACGCGGTGGCGGCCCGCCTGCTCGGAGCCGGTCCCGAGGGTCTGGCCGGGCTGGCCCGCAACGCGGTGACCGCGTCCTTCCTCGACCCTGCCGGCAAGCAGCGGATCGCGGCCGAGATCGACGCATACCTCGCCGCCGCTGGCTGAGTCGGCTGGGCTCGCTGCCGCCGGCTCAGCCGGTCGGGGGAGCAGGGCGCGCGGCGGGAGCGTGGGTGTGGGGGGACCTGAAACTCCCGCCGCGCGCGCGGCTCCACCGGCCGTGGGTGCGTGGTGCGCTTGGCCGGTGGAACTGTTTGGTTCGTGTTCTGATCCTGTCAGCCCGTAGCCGATCCAACGCGGTCGTTAACCGCGATCTAAGGAAGACTTGCGGTGGCGCACAGCCCGGGCCGGCGTCCGGTCAGTCGTCGGTGGGGCGCTGGCGGGGCCAGCGACGTGCGGCGCCCTTCGTGTCCCGGGCGTCGCGTGCCATCCGGCCGACCAGACCGAATCGGCTGACCTGCCGCGGCGTCGCCTCCGGGTCGGCGAGCAGCATCACCACGCTGGCTCCGCCGAGCCGGGCGCGGTCGATGCTCACCGAGCCGTTGGCCTGCAACGCCACCCGCTTGGCGATGTCCAGCCCAAGCCCGGTCGAGCCCTGGTCACTGGCTCCCCGGCGCAGCGCCCGGTCCGGGTTGGCGATGCCGGGGCCGGCGTCGTCGATCCGGATCGCCACGTAACCGTCCCGCCGGGACACGGCCACCTCGAACGCGGTGCCCTGCGGGGTGTAGCGGAAGACGTTGCCGATCACCGCGTCCAGCGCGGCGGCCAACTCGGCCCGTGGCACCGGCGCCGGGATGCGCAGCTGTGCGCCGTTTACCCGGTGCGGCCGGTTCTGGTCGCCGGCCAGCGCGGCCCAGAACACCATCCGGTCCCGGACCACCTCGCTGACGTCGCACATCGCCGGCCCGGCCTCGTGCGCCACCGCCTTACGGGTGGTCTTGATCAACACGTCGATCTCACCCTCCAGGGTGACGATCGCCTGCCGGATCCGCCGGATGCCGCGTAGGCGGTCCAGCTCCGCCGGGCTGAACGAACCCACGCTGGTGTCATCGGACTCCAGCGCCTCCGCGTCCAACCGCAGCACGGTCAACGGGGTACGCAGACGATGCGACAGGTCAGCGACCAGTTCCCGCTCATCGGTGCGGGCCGCGTCCAGCCGGTCGGCCATCCGGTTGAACGCGTACCCGGCCTCGGCCAGCTCGCGGGGACCGGTCGGCTCGACGCGCACCCCCAGGTCGCCGTCGCCGATGGAGAGCGCGGCCTTCACCAGACCTCGGGTCGAGTCCACCGCGCGGGCCGCGACCCTGTCGACCACCAGCACCGCCGCGCCGGCCATCGCCGCGCCGACCGCGAACAGCAACAGCCAGGTGCCGCCGGCGCCCTCGCCGAGCGTCGAATCCGGGAGGAACACCTCGACCACGGCTGTCCGGTCACCGAGGACGACCGGGTCGAGCCGGACCACACCCCCGTCGACGTCGACGACCAACGACCGTCGGTCGGCACGGGCCCGGTCCAGGTCGCTGCCGCCGGCCCGACCGGCGGACTCGTCCAGCCCCAGCCCGTGCACCACGGGCCGGGTCGGGGCGCCCTCGGCGCTCGCCACCACGGCGCGCTCGACGACCGCCGGGTCGGTGCTCACCGCCAGCGCGCCGGTCACCAGCGCGCTGCGCCGGGCCGCGTCGGCGATCGCCTCGTCCCGGCTCTGCTCACGCAGGCTGAGCCCGAGGGGGATCAGGAACGCGAGCGCGACGAGACTGCACATGCCGGCCGTGAGCAGGGCCAGCGCCGTCCTCAGTCCGGTGCTACCAGCCGGAACCCCACCCCCCGCACGGTGCGCAGGTAGCGCGGCTTCGCCGCGGACTCGCCCATCTTTCTGCGGAGCCAGTACAGGTGAACGTCGATGGTCTGATCCTCGCCGACCGATGGCTGCCGCCATACCTCCTCCAAGAGTTCCCGGCGGGACACTACCCGCCCAGGTCGTGCGGCGAGATACGCCAACAGGTCGAATTCCTTGCGGGTCAGCGCCAGCGGCTCCCCGTCGAGCTGGGCGCTGCGCTCGCCCACGTCCACCCGGAGCCCGCCGACGCTGTGCACCGCCGGCTGGACCGTCCGGCTGGCCCGGCCGGCCCGGCGCAGCACGGTGGTGATCCGCGCGTCCAGGTGCGCCCCGGTGAACGGCTTGACCATGTAGTCGTCGGCGCCGGCGCGCAGCAGTTTGACGACCGACTGCTCGTCGTCACGGGCGGTGGCGATGATGATCGGGACGTCGGTGATGCCGCGCAGCATCCGCAGCGCGTCTGACCCGTCCAGGTCGGGCAGGCCGAGGTCCAGCACCACCAGGTCGGGCGTCTCCGCGGCGACCCGACGCAGGGCGTCCAACGCCGTACCCACGGCGTGCACGGCATGCCCCCGGTCGGTGAGGGACCGCAGCATCGCGCCACGTACGACGTGATCGTCTTCGACCAGGAGTACGGAGGCCACGACAAGACCGTACTTTGCCTGGCAAGTTGATCGCGTTGCGACGTGCCTGGCGAGCGGGCAAGCTGGTACGGCGATGTCTTTCACCCTGTTCGTCGATGCCCGCCTCGCGCTCGCCCGGGACAGCCTCGCTGGTCTCTCCACCGGCGACGCGCTCGGCGCGCAGTACTTCCTGCCGGGGTCACCGCCCGCGGATCTCGCCACGGGCGCACTGCCGCCGGCGCCCTGGGAGTGGACCGACGACACCGAGATGGCCTGCTCGGTCCTCGCCGAGCTGGCCGACTCCGGTGGCATCGACCGGGACCGGCTGGCCCTGGCGTTCGCCGAGCGGTGCGCTCCACGGCGGGGCTACGGCGCTGGCGCGATGCTGATCCTGGGGCTGATCCGCACCGGCACCCCGTGGCCGTTGGCCGCCGCCTCCGCCTTCGACGGTCAGGGCTCCTGCGGCAACGGCGCGGCGATGCGGGTCGGTCCGCTGGGCGCGTACTTCGCCGACTCGACCGCTCGTGCCGCGGCACAGGCCCGCGCCTCGGCCGAGGTGACGCACGCGCACCCGGAGGGGATCGCCGGCGCTGTCGCGGTGGCAGTTGCCGCCGCGCTGGCCGCCCGAGCCCGCCTCGACGGGCACCGTCCGGCTCCGGATCGGCTGCTCGCCGGGATCGCCGCGGCGCTCGACTCGGGCACCGAGGTGCACCGGAGCGTGAATCGGGCGGCCGGGCTGCTCGGCCGGCCACTGCCCCCGGTGGTGGCGGCGCTCGGCAACGGCTCCCGGGTGACCGCCCAGGACACCGTCGGGTTCACCCTCTGGGTGGCCGCCACCCACCTCGACGACTATCCGGCGGCGATCCAGACGTGCGTGCGGGCCGGCGGGGACGTGGACACCACGGCCGCCATCGCGGGGGCGGTGGTGGCGGCGTACACCGGTGTCGGTGCTCCCGGCGGGGTGCCCGAGTCATGGGTGACCGCCCGCGAACCGTTACCCACCTGGCTGCCCTGATCGCCGTCCGTCGGCGCGAGACCGTGATCCACTCCGTATCGCCAATATGGGGGTATCCCGGGCGGCGGGACACGCCAACATCGGCGATGTCGAGTCGATCATGCCGGGAAGATCGCGGGGCAGGCCGCGGCGCATGGCTGGGATATCGCGGGACCGCGGCGGCGGTTGCCGATCAGCCGACGCGGGCGGGGGTGCCGACCTCGGTCGGCTTCGTGTCGGAGACCGGGTCGGTGACGGGCGCTGCAAGCCTCGAATCGGCACCTGGCGTCGTGGCCGTCTCGGTCGTATCGGCTCCGCTGCCGGCCACCTCTCCGCTGCCGGCCGCCTCTCCGTCGCCGGTCGCCTCTCCGTCGCCGGTCGCCTCTCCGTCGCCGGTCGCCTCTCCGTCGCCGGTCGCCGCTCCGCTGCCGGTGACCTCGGCGAGTGCCGCGTGCTCGGCCGGGTCGCGTCGGCGCCACCGACTGACCAGCCAACCGATCGCCGCGCCGCCGCCCAACCCCGCCAGCAGGCCGGCGGCCAGCATCCCGTCGGCGCTGCCGGACTCGCCGTCCGCCCCGCCGGCCGGTGCCGCGTCGACACCGGTGTCCGCAGCGGCCGGGGCACCGGCAGCCGGGGCACCGGCAGCGGGGGCGCCATGGCCGCCGTGCCCGACCGGTCCGGCCGCGCCAGCGGCCGCCGGCAGCAGGGTGAGCACCGGGGCCCGGTGCGCGCCGGTGGCGTCCGCCCACCGGATGACCGTGCCATCGGCGTACGTCTGGACGACCTCGAAGGTGATCTTCTCCGCCTGAGGCATCGGCCCCATGGACAGCGCGAGCCGGGCCGGCCCGGGTTCGCTCTCGCCGACCCGGACCCAGGTCACCGCGGTGGTCACCGTGCTCACCCCGCTGGAGTGGATACCGGTCACCGGCTGATCCAGGTCGCGTGAGCTGATCCGGGGCGCCCAGCCGTCCACCGACATCGGGTAGACCTCGGCGATCGGCGCGTCTGCCGGCATCCGGACCTCGATCTCGCGGGTCTTCGTGCCGGCCCGCTCCTCCGGCACGGTGAACTCCAGGCGTACGGCGTCGCCCTGCCGAGCCTCGGTCGGCGTGGTCGTCACGTCCGCGGCGTGCGCCATGCCGGGCCAGAACAGCAGCCCGGCGGCGGTCAGCGCGGTCACCGCCGCGATCCGCCGCCGACGTCCACCGCCGTGCGTGCTCGCCATCCTGTGCCCCCATCCGTATCGACGCGGCCGGCACCGGTTCCGGCCACACCTGGTAGTTCGGCTGCGAGGCGCGAAAGGTTCAACGCGGCCGTGAGTAGGTGCCCTTCCCGGTCGGGGGCGGGGCGACCGATAGCATCGGCAGGAGCCGAGGATCGGCACCGTTTCGTACCGCTTGGAGGAGTCACCGTGTCCGCACCCCGTACCCCCGCCGTGGCCGACCCCGTCGTCGTCGCCGCCGGGACCACGGCGGCCGACGCGGTGGCCGCGGCCGGACTGCCCGCGAACGGCCCCAAGGCGATCGTGGTGGTCCGCGACCCGGCGGGTCAGCTGCGTGACCTGGACTGGGCGCCGGCCGAGGAGACCGTCGTCGAGCCGGTCAGCCTGGATTCGCCCGACGGGCTCAACGTGCTGCGCCACTCCACCGCGCACGTGCTCGCCCAGGCCGTGCAGGACATCTTTCCCGAGGCCAAGCTGGGCATCGGCCCGCCGATCGAGAACGGCTTCTACTACGACTTCGACGTCGACAAGCCGTTCCAGCCCGATGACCTCAGCAAGCTCGAGAAGCGCATGCAGGAGATCATCAAGGCGGGGCAGCGGTTCCGCCGTCGCCGCTTCGGCAGTCTGGACGAGGCGCGCTCCGAGCTGGCCGACGAGCCGTTCAAGCTGGAGTTGATCGAGGTCAAGGGCGAGGGCCTGGACACCGACGAGGTGATGGAGGTGGGCGGCGGCGAGCTGACCATCTACGACAACCTCGACGCCAAGGAGGACAAGGTCTGCTGGTCGGACCTGTGCCGGGGGCCACACCTGCCGACCACCCGCCTGATCGGCGCGTTCAAGCTGATGCGCTCGGCCGCCGCCTACTGGCGCGGGTCGGAGAAGAACCCGCAACTGCAGCGGGTGTACGGCACCGCGTGGCCGACCCGCGATGAGCTCAAGGCGTACCTGAAGCTGTTGGAGGAGGCCGCCCGACGCGACCACCGCAAGCTCGGCGCGGACCTCGACCTGTTCAGCTTCCCCGACGAGATCGGCTCCGGCCTGGCGGTCTTCCACCCCAAGGGCGGCATCATCCGCCGGGAGATGGAGCACTACTCGCGGCGCCGGCACGAGGAGGCGGGGTACGAGTTCGTCAACACCCCGCACATCACCAAGGCGCAGCTGTTCCAGACCTCCGGTCACCTGCCGTACTACGCGGACACCATGTTCCCGCCCATGCAGTTGGAGGGCGCGGACTACTACCTCAAGGCGATGAACTGCCCGATGCACAACCTGATCTTCAGGGCGCGCGGGCGGTCGTACCGGGAGCTGCCGCTGCGGATGTTCGAGTTCGGCACCGTCTACCGGTACGAGAAGTCCGGTGTGGTGCACGGCCTGACCCGGGTGCGTGGTCTGACCCAGGACGATTCGCACATCTACTGCACCCGCGAGCAGATGGCTGGCGAGCTGACCACGCTGCTCAGCTTCGTGCTGGACCTGCTTCGCGACTACGGCCTGGACGACTTCTACCTGGAGCTGTCGACCCGGGACGACTCGCCCAAGTTCATCGGCGCCGACGAGGACTGGGCCGAGGCGACCGAGGCCCTGCGGACCGCCGCCGAGACCTCCGGCCTGGACCTGGTCCCCGACCCGGGTGGCGCGGCGTTCTACGGGCCGAAGATCTCCGTGCAGGCGCGGGACGCGATCGGCCGGACGTGGCAGTTGTCCACTCTTCAAGTCGACTTCAACCAGCCGGAGCGGTTCGGGTTGGAGTACCAGGCCGCCGACGGCAGCCGGCAGCGGCCCGTGATGATCCACCGGGCGTTGTTCGGCTCGATCGAGCGGTTCTTCGGGGTGCTCACCGAGCACTACGCGGGGGCGTTCCCGGCCTGGCTGGCGCCGGTGCAGGTGGTCGGCATCCCGATCCGCGAGGACCACACCGACTACCTGCACGGCTTCGTCGCGGCGCTGCGCGCCGAGGGCATCCGGGCGCAGGTG encodes:
- a CDS encoding adenosine deaminase, whose translation is MTDLPTFIAGLPKVELHVHHVGSASPRIVAELAARHEGRTPVPADPEALAAYFEFRDFAHFIEVYLSVVDLIRDPEDVWLLTHEVARELARQHVRYAELTITPYSHVRRGIPAPAFCEAIEDARKRAMADFGLELRWCFDIPGEAGLPAAEETLRIALEERPEGLISFGLGGPEIGVPRPQFRPYFDQARAAGLRSVPHAGETTGPQTIWDALNELGAERIGHGISAAQDPELLTYLAERQIGMEICPTSNVRTRAVANLDEHPLPRLVEAGLLVTINSDDPPMFGTTLNDEYAVAARLLGAGPEGLAGLARNAVTASFLDPAGKQRIAAEIDAYLAAAG
- a CDS encoding ADP-ribosylglycohydrolase family protein, producing the protein MSFTLFVDARLALARDSLAGLSTGDALGAQYFLPGSPPADLATGALPPAPWEWTDDTEMACSVLAELADSGGIDRDRLALAFAERCAPRRGYGAGAMLILGLIRTGTPWPLAAASAFDGQGSCGNGAAMRVGPLGAYFADSTARAAAQARASAEVTHAHPEGIAGAVAVAVAAALAARARLDGHRPAPDRLLAGIAAALDSGTEVHRSVNRAAGLLGRPLPPVVAALGNGSRVTAQDTVGFTLWVAATHLDDYPAAIQTCVRAGGDVDTTAAIAGAVVAAYTGVGAPGGVPESWVTAREPLPTWLP
- a CDS encoding trans-aconitate 2-methyltransferase translates to MWDPTTYLRYDDERSRPFHDLVARIPAERPRTVVDLGCGPGQLTATLAERWPKSRVLGLDSSAEMIDRAAALDAPVDFTVADLRDWRPAGDEDVVVSNAALQWVPGHQELLRRWAAELPVGAWLAMQVPGNFAAPSHRALRDVADLPTWRAEIAPLLRADPVDDPADYAALLTAAGCAVDAWETTYVHLLPARPAAEHPVLAWMEGTALRPVRAALDAAGWSAFRAELGVRLTAAYPVRQGQVYFPFRRVFVVARTGDRAQENL
- a CDS encoding aldo/keto reductase; its protein translation is MEQRSFNRLGRTVGAVGLGAWQLGADWGTVSESDAMAVLAAAVDDGVTFLDTADVYGDGRSEQLIGRFLRSRPDAGLTVATKMGRRVEQLPEAYTLANFRQWTDRSRANLGMDTLDLVQLHCPPTAVFSSDEVFDGLDTLVAEKAIAGYGVSVETCDQALTAIARPGVASVQIILNAVRHKPLERVLPAAAAAGVGIIARVPLASGLLSGRYDENTEFPADDHRNYNRHGAAFDVGETFSGVDYAQGLAAVRRLAPLVDADRTMAQFALRWVLDQAGVTVVIPGARDADQARRNAAAASLSPLTDGQLAAVREIYDELIRPQVHDRW
- the thrS gene encoding threonine--tRNA ligase — protein: MSAPRTPAVADPVVVAAGTTAADAVAAAGLPANGPKAIVVVRDPAGQLRDLDWAPAEETVVEPVSLDSPDGLNVLRHSTAHVLAQAVQDIFPEAKLGIGPPIENGFYYDFDVDKPFQPDDLSKLEKRMQEIIKAGQRFRRRRFGSLDEARSELADEPFKLELIEVKGEGLDTDEVMEVGGGELTIYDNLDAKEDKVCWSDLCRGPHLPTTRLIGAFKLMRSAAAYWRGSEKNPQLQRVYGTAWPTRDELKAYLKLLEEAARRDHRKLGADLDLFSFPDEIGSGLAVFHPKGGIIRREMEHYSRRRHEEAGYEFVNTPHITKAQLFQTSGHLPYYADTMFPPMQLEGADYYLKAMNCPMHNLIFRARGRSYRELPLRMFEFGTVYRYEKSGVVHGLTRVRGLTQDDSHIYCTREQMAGELTTLLSFVLDLLRDYGLDDFYLELSTRDDSPKFIGADEDWAEATEALRTAAETSGLDLVPDPGGAAFYGPKISVQARDAIGRTWQLSTLQVDFNQPERFGLEYQAADGSRQRPVMIHRALFGSIERFFGVLTEHYAGAFPAWLAPVQVVGIPIREDHTDYLHGFVAALRAEGIRAQVDAGDDRMQKKIRTAQQQKIPFMVIAGDDDVAAGTVSFRYRDGSQRNGVPIAEAVTHVLDVVSSRTNIGPSAAAE
- a CDS encoding response regulator transcription factor, encoding MASVLLVEDDHVVRGAMLRSLTDRGHAVHAVGTALDALRRVAAETPDLVVLDLGLPDLDGSDALRMLRGITDVPIIIATARDDEQSVVKLLRAGADDYMVKPFTGAHLDARITTVLRRAGRASRTVQPAVHSVGGLRVDVGERSAQLDGEPLALTRKEFDLLAYLAARPGRVVSRRELLEEVWRQPSVGEDQTIDVHLYWLRRKMGESAAKPRYLRTVRGVGFRLVAPD
- a CDS encoding HAMP domain-containing sensor histidine kinase; this encodes MCSLVALAFLIPLGLSLREQSRDEAIADAARRSALVTGALAVSTDPAVVERAVVASAEGAPTRPVVHGLGLDESAGRAGGSDLDRARADRRSLVVDVDGGVVRLDPVVLGDRTAVVEVFLPDSTLGEGAGGTWLLLFAVGAAMAGAAVLVVDRVAARAVDSTRGLVKAALSIGDGDLGVRVEPTGPRELAEAGYAFNRMADRLDAARTDERELVADLSHRLRTPLTVLRLDAEALESDDTSVGSFSPAELDRLRGIRRIRQAIVTLEGEIDVLIKTTRKAVAHEAGPAMCDVSEVVRDRMVFWAALAGDQNRPHRVNGAQLRIPAPVPRAELAAALDAVIGNVFRYTPQGTAFEVAVSRRDGYVAIRIDDAGPGIANPDRALRRGASDQGSTGLGLDIAKRVALQANGSVSIDRARLGGASVVMLLADPEATPRQVSRFGLVGRMARDARDTKGAARRWPRQRPTDD
- a CDS encoding DUF1775 domain-containing protein; the encoded protein is MASTHGGGRRRRIAAVTALTAAGLLFWPGMAHAADVTTTPTEARQGDAVRLEFTVPEERAGTKTREIEVRMPADAPIAEVYPMSVDGWAPRISSRDLDQPVTGIHSSGVSTVTTAVTWVRVGESEPGPARLALSMGPMPQAEKITFEVVQTYADGTVIRWADATGAHRAPVLTLLPAAAGAAGPVGHGGHGAPAAGAPAAGAPAAADTGVDAAPAGGADGESGSADGMLAAGLLAGLGGGAAIGWLVSRWRRRDPAEHAALAEVTGSGAATGDGEATGDGEATGDGEATGDGEAAGSGEVAGSGADTTETATTPGADSRLAAPVTDPVSDTKPTEVGTPARVG